The DNA segment ACACGAAGATCTCTCCGCCCTTGCCGAGCACGCTGGCCTGCATGATCAGCTGGCAGGCCTCGCGCACCGTCATGAAGTAGCGCTCCATCTTGGGGTGGGTCACGGTGACCGCTTCGCCGGCACTGATCTGTTTCTCGAACAGTGGAACGACGCTGCCGGCGGAGCCGAGCACGTTTCCGAACCTGACGGTGATGAAGCGGGTATCCGACTTGGCGTCGAGGTTCTGCACATAGATCTCGGCGACGCGCTTGGTAACGCCCATGACGTTCGCCGGATTGACCGCCTTGTCGGTGGAGATCAGCACGAACTCCGAACAACCGTAGCGATCCGCGGCCTGGGCGACGACCTTGGTGCCGAGGATGTTGTTCTTCACCGCCTCGCGGACCTGGGTCTCGAGCATCGGTACGTGTTTATAGGCCGCCGCGTGGAACACCACCTGTGGGTGGTACTTGGCGAACAGGCGGTCGCACGCCACCGCATCGGTGATGTCGGCGAGATGGGCATGCAACGACAACTCGGAGAACTGCTCGCGCAGTTCGAGTTCGATGCTGTAGAGGTTGAACTCGCTGTTCTCGAGCAGGATCAGCGCCGCCGGTTCGAGGCTGGCGATCTGGCGGCACAGTTCGGCACCGATCGACCCGCCGGCACCGGTGATCATGATCACGCGGCCGGTGAGGCCTTCGCTGATGCGCGGCCAATCCAGGTTCACCGGTTCGCGGCCGAGCAGGTCTTCGATGCGCACCTTGCGCAGTTCCTGGACGCGGATCTGCCCGCTCATCAGGTCCTCGAGATGCGGCACCGTGCGGAACGGAACCCCGCATTGTTCGGCCAACGCGACCAAGTAGCGCATCTGCGCCGCATTCGCGGACGGTACCGCGAGCATGATCACGTCGATCGCGAGTTCCTGCACGACGCGCGGCATGGCCGCATAGGGACCGACCACGCGGATGCCCTGGATCTCCTTGCCCTGCTTGGCATGGTTGTCGTCGACGAAGGCCACCGGCCGGTAGGCCTGGCGCGGGTCGCGCAGCATGTCGCGTACGAGCATGTCACCGGCCTCGCCGGCGTTGACGATCAGCACACGCTGGGCGGAGCGGAAATGGCGGCGATGGTCTTTCCACCAGCGATAGAAGAAGCGGGGCAGGGTCAGGCAGCCGAGCAGCAAGAGCCCGTAAAGGAACATCAGGGAGCGCGGCATTTCGGCGAGTTGACCGCCGATGGACAGTACCAGCGAGGTGATCAGCACCCCGGCGACCAGCGCCTTGCTGATGCGTATCAGATCGGGCAGTGAAGCGAATCGCCAGACTCCCCGGTACAGGCCGAAATGCCAATTGACCAGCGCCTGGAGTGGCAGTACCAGGAGCAGCCCGATCAGCGCCAGGCGCAGGTCGTGGGGTGGGATCGCGCCGAGGTCGGCGTGCAGCCAATAGGCGCCGAGCCAGGCCACCGGAATCATCATCAGGTCGTGCAGAAAGGCAGCGATACGGCTGCGCAAGCGCTCCAGTGCCATGATCTTCATCTCACCCCACGTAACTCGCTTCGATAGGTCCAGCCTGCGCGGTGGAGACGTCGTGCTGATCCAGCGGCCAAGACGTCGGTGTTCTGCGGCTGAGACGGCAACCGGTGCTGGCCGTTAGTTTCCCATAAATTGACGTGATCATCCTAGTCTTGATCAGGGGAAACCCGAATAATGGGCACCCGCCTCCGTCCGTTCCGTGGCCTGCATCCGGCCCTCGATGTGCACGATTTTCAGCTGAAGGGTCAAGAAGTTATGCGACAAAAATCACATTACTTGCTAAATCCGGCGATGTTACCTTCTCGCCGACGGGCGTTGCAATGCGCAATCGCCGCAGCTCAGGCATCGCCCCGGTAGCGCCCGAGGCGGCCGCGCAGCCCGTCCCAAACGCCCATGGTCATCATACGCAGATGCATCGCGCGCGGCTTTGCGAACAACCCATAGGCGGCGAATTTCAATAGCAGGCGCCAACCGTCGACGCATTTCCAGGAGCCGCGGATTTCCGCCTGGCGATACAGCCAGACGGCATTGCGGAACAGGTAGTAATGGCGCAGCGGCGAACGTACGGGGCGTGCCTGTCCCAGCACCATCAGCGGCTCATCGCCCAGCGCATGCCGCATCTGTGCGCCGCAGACCCCATAGCTCTGCAGCCCGGCACGCGCCGCGCGCAACCCCCATTCGATGTCCACATAGTCGATGAACAGCCGTTCGTTCATGCCACCGACGCGCTCCAGCGCGGTGAGCGGAATCAGGCAGCCGGAGCTGACCAGGTAGTCGACCGGAACGATGTCCGCGGGGGTGCTGCAGGGTTGGCGGTGCAGGCGCAGCCCGCGGACCTGGAGGAACGGCGGTGGGTTGTCCTGGCGCGGGTCGAGATAGCGCGGACCGAGCGCCGCGACTGGCAC comes from the Chromatiaceae bacterium genome and includes:
- a CDS encoding polysaccharide biosynthesis protein, with the translated sequence MKIMALERLRSRIAAFLHDLMMIPVAWLGAYWLHADLGAIPPHDLRLALIGLLLVLPLQALVNWHFGLYRGVWRFASLPDLIRISKALVAGVLITSLVLSIGGQLAEMPRSLMFLYGLLLLGCLTLPRFFYRWWKDHRRHFRSAQRVLIVNAGEAGDMLVRDMLRDPRQAYRPVAFVDDNHAKQGKEIQGIRVVGPYAAMPRVVQELAIDVIMLAVPSANAAQMRYLVALAEQCGVPFRTVPHLEDLMSGQIRVQELRKVRIEDLLGREPVNLDWPRISEGLTGRVIMITGAGGSIGAELCRQIASLEPAALILLENSEFNLYSIELELREQFSELSLHAHLADITDAVACDRLFAKYHPQVVFHAAAYKHVPMLETQVREAVKNNILGTKVVAQAADRYGCSEFVLISTDKAVNPANVMGVTKRVAEIYVQNLDAKSDTRFITVRFGNVLGSAGSVVPLFEKQISAGEAVTVTHPKMERYFMTVREACQLIMQASVLGKGGEIFVLNMGKPVNISRLAEEMIRLSGKVPGRDIKIVYTGLRPGEKLHEELFHEREKLVETSHQQIRLARYREVGWDLLTNRMDELDKTCAAYDTTRLGELLNWFVPERRRVGTAPDKAGEVVNLVQSD
- a CDS encoding glycosyltransferase family 2 protein, translated to MSDKRVIGVVVTYEPDPQSLQRLLAAALPQVAALVLVHNGNEAPSVTLPAGAEVQILTLGDNLGIARAQNEGIGWARGRAATHVLLFDQDSVPAPDMLERLLHAEEQLAGSGVPVAALGPRYLDPRQDNPPPFLQVRGLRLHRQPCSTPADIVPVDYLVSSGCLIPLTALERVGGMNERLFIDYVDIEWGLRAARAGLQSYGVCGAQMRHALGDEPLMVLGQARPVRSPLRHYYLFRNAVWLYRQAEIRGSWKCVDGWRLLLKFAAYGLFAKPRAMHLRMMTMGVWDGLRGRLGRYRGDA